From Haloplanus rubicundus, one genomic window encodes:
- a CDS encoding helix-turn-helix domain-containing protein — MGASLDDDDDTTPRELVHFITQQTRFSLLNDILAHPQQLPSMYELVELNPSVSDATVYKHIQKLIDVGIVKEVALDDDQRRQGYPWKFYGLTEEGREFLKDHKLLAAEETLQRIYETISEKPKKMIKYENAPRPDGV; from the coding sequence ATGGGCGCCAGTTTGGACGACGATGACGACACGACACCACGCGAACTCGTCCACTTCATTACACAGCAGACCCGGTTTTCACTTCTCAACGATATTCTCGCCCATCCCCAACAACTCCCGTCGATGTACGAACTCGTGGAGCTCAACCCCAGTGTGAGCGATGCGACCGTCTACAAGCACATCCAGAAGCTCATTGACGTCGGCATCGTCAAGGAAGTCGCCCTGGACGATGATCAGCGCCGGCAGGGCTATCCCTGGAAGTTCTATGGGCTCACCGAGGAGGGTCGCGAGTTCCTCAAGGACCACAAGTTGCTTGCGGCCGAGGAGACGCTCCAGCGGATCTACGAGACCATCTCCGAGAAGCCCAAGAAGATGATCAAGTACGAGAATGCACCCCGACCTGACGGCGTATAG
- a CDS encoding ribbon-helix-helix domain-containing protein: protein MSASDDPRRVHFQSPEYLVDRLDAIAELFDKDRTDLLVEAIREYIEDTADSETFQELVATKYYDDQLEFETVKQLVGAETAQRLRLLKADLEDEPLDLAAPDDVDIYDGDATAIDTADDDR from the coding sequence ATGAGTGCGAGTGACGATCCGCGACGAGTGCACTTCCAGTCGCCGGAGTATCTCGTCGACCGGCTGGACGCGATCGCGGAGCTCTTCGACAAGGATCGGACGGATTTGCTTGTCGAGGCAATTCGCGAGTACATCGAAGATACCGCCGATAGTGAGACGTTCCAAGAACTCGTCGCGACCAAGTACTACGACGACCAGCTTGAGTTCGAGACGGTCAAGCAGTTGGTCGGCGCTGAGACCGCCCAGCGGCTCCGGCTTCTCAAAGCGGACCTCGAGGACGAGCCACTCGATCTCGCTGCCCCCGACGACGTTGACATCTACGATGGCGACGCGACGGCAATCGACACCGCTGACGACGATCGATGA